AGCTAACTCACTCACTCACTAACCGTGTTCGCCATTCCCAAACTCACAGCACAACTATTTAGTCTAACACACTAGTTGTATAAGCACACCACCTCACCCATTGAACTCTCCTGCTACATGAAGAACTATATCATTACTCCCTTAATCTCCAACACCACCAACTCCCAACAACACCAATCAAAGCAACGTGCCAACTCACTCACACAAACATGACAGCATGTGCACATCATCACCCCGCACCCTCAAAGCACCACCTCACACTCGGATCCACTTACTGTATAAGAACCACAACAGCACATGcacacccatctctctctctctcaacacaaaatacaaattaactaaTTTACCCAATATCAGTCCATGCATCCTATTGCTATGGGAAGAGGTGGATGACAGAAACGAGAGAGATGAGAGTATATTATTACCTTGAAGTTAAGAACCCCAGTAAAACCCTTCTTCGAAGTTCGACGGCTGCCCTCAAAAATCAGAACTCTTCTCAATGCTTTCTAAAGAATAACCCTAACACCGTATGTATGTATGCTTATATATTGTCCCTCGTAAGTTGATAACACTACCCATTCACACACGTTTCCCCTAAATACAATGGACGGATAAAATAGAGCATCTAATTACGATACAAAACTAATTACTAAAATTGATTAAACTTATACCCTCAAAACAATAATGATAACAACTATGCCCATAGTgcacataaaataaataattaggATCCGACCACAACACCCAATTAAGAAGTGGCTCGTAAaattaataatataaaaaaaatattaggccGTAACAGTCTAATCTAGGCATCAGACCACTGCCTAGCGCCTAGCCAGGACTAATCGGCCTAGGCAGctgccttttagaacactgctctTGATGTTCTTTCTTTGCTTATCAGTTTTTGGGAGAATGCAAATCCAATTTGCGTGTCTTCATATGGGGCTTCACCATTAAACAGAATAAGAATCATTTTGTTCAGTTACATGTTCCATTATTATGTTGTATCTTTTActatgaaaaatataaaatcacTTTCATACATGCAAGTTGCTACCTGCCTGATTGAGAAATTTGAATTCCTTTGCTCCTAATCACTTTCGTAAAAGgtaaaatttcttcttttcttctttagtTATTTCCATGcatttctttccttgttcatGAAGGAAATTTGGTTTTCTCTGAGTTATAAATGTCTCTCTAGTCTCTATAAGACTATAACTCGAATGTTTCCTCCTACATTTTCCTTTACATTGCTGTTTTTCAACACCAATAAGCTTTAGAAGGTAAAATACCtcgtctttttatttttatttttgtgtctaTCTCTTCATTCACCCCTAGGATTCAGGTTACAGAGTGAGCATAGGAGTTTCATTAAGGCTACATTATCCATGCCTGCCAATGACTTTAACTGTTTCAAATTAGAAAATGGCAGTAATTATGGTTCTGATTGATTGGGGATATTGCTTGTGTTTAGCTGAGACTGCTGCTAAAGCTCTGGAGGGAGAAATGCTGAGAGTGACCCTATCAAAACCAAAGAATGGTAATGAACAACATCAGCGAGTGGTGTCTGTTGTTCCTTTACGTTCTGGTTTTCGACCTGCCATCGAGAACTTGAGAGAATTGTACGGGTAAGAGTTGGTTCATAACCCTTGTTATTCATCTTGTATGCTTTGTTGAAGTTGGATCAGAATTTTACCAAGGGTTAATACCCCTGCAGTGATagttgagcctaaaaacttgaACTCCGTATCATGTCCAAATTTTTGTGTAGAGTGGTGGCAATGTGATTTTCAGGTACTTCAATTTGATTGCTTTTAGTACAGTGTCCGTTCAATCTGTTTGGGATCCGTTGAGACAAGATCATCAGTTTTTTGGGTACTTAATCGGCTATCGAAAATGAAGAGAACCCGAGACAGAGATGTGAATGTTGCAACAAGAGATGGTTGCCAAAAAGGAACAAGATAATTTGAATGTCCCTATTaatttttgctttcatttatcATACATTTGAACAGTCTAGTAGGAATGGCTTGTTACATGGGGCCAAGCTGTCCCGTAGACTTGATCACAGAGAGCCTTGTGTCCACCTCCTCAGCATTTCCAGCGCAGCTTTGGGTTGATCCATTGGAACAAGGTGACCAGCATCATGTACCTACGTTCAAACAAGCAAATTAACTgaagtttgagtttgagtttgagagagagagagagagagagagagagagagagagagagagagagagagagagagagaccttgaggAAGGTTAGAGGCCCGTAGCTTTTCATTACACCTTTTTCTGCACCATCAACTACAAAGGAAACATTGGAAGCAGCTGTGAAGTCTTTCTGCCCAGACCATGCCATAGCATGAACCCAGTTTGAATTCCCTGTCCAAAACCCATGAAGCCAAAGAAGTCAAGAAATAACTATGCTGCCTAATTCTTGTCCCGTAAAGGGCATCACGGATGGTTAGTATACCATGAAGCAGCTTCTTGGGTTCCGGGTTATTATACACCGCCGCTCACCAATGGGTTCTCCATGTCTGCTTATGGGCTAACATGCTCAATTGCCAGACATTGAAGACGTTACCTAATACTATCAGTAACTTGATTTTAAGCATTTGGTATCGCATTTTATTGGGCCAGTAGGAGACTTGGTTGTAgacattttttttcccgtcGATTGTGTTTTGTTATTGGATTtgtgaaaagcaaaaaaataaagagattctcttttcttttcctttggcAAATTGGATGTCCAAACAAAATCTCAACCTACAAGCGAAGAAACCGGAAAGTCTGAAGCGAATGAAAGAAGCTTACCAAGCCAGTTGCAAATGAGATCATACTCCCCAGCATAAGCCAGCATCTTGATTCCATCTTCAAGAAGTGCAGGAATTCCGACTTCAAGATTCCTCATCCTGTCTGTCACCATGGCCTCGGACACGGTTGAGCTACACGAAACAAACTCAATGTCTCCAACTCCTAAAGCATCCCTAACCGATTGCTCGTTAAGTAAATTCTCCACGTTGGAGAAGTCGTAGCACAGCTGCCCCACGCATTGCTTTCTGATATCATAGTACTGTAGAGAAAAATACCCAACGAATTCTTATCAAAATATGGAAGAAGTTTATGTGCCAGATTAGGAGTGACAATGTcgacccaaacccaaacccaaacccaaacccaaacccattaaATAGCGATCATTATAACACTTCTTACGTTAATATGACCCGTGATGGACAATATTCGATTGAATATGGAATTGCAAACTTCGTATGCATGTGTGCAAGAATCTCCTCCGTCAGCACCTAATGCAGAAATTTCAAGAATTAAACTAGAAAAGAAGCTGAGAGGTTATATACAAACAGGAGATGTGTATTACAGACAAAGCGTAATGAAAAGTACAAGAAATTACCACAAAGTGATGCGGCCTGTGTGCAAGGGGGAACCAACTCGCTCTCGATATTGTCGTAATCAGAttgttgaatcaagttcatgTCCAAAGCAAAGTCAGGATATGCTGGGTACTGGATTATAGGATCAGTGAGCCCATTACCAATAGCAAATCCCTGGTCATACATTTTCGCCAACAAAATTAACCAGGTTGAATCAATTAACTAAACGCAAGAAATTAGAGAAAATTTTAATCCCATAGACGTACTCATATACGTACGTactttgagatttataaaaatcTCTTCCTTGGCTTTGTTTCCCTGGTGAACCCTAGAAGCGAAAGCAGGGATGTAGTGCCCGGCGTATGATTCTCCGGTTATGAAAAAATCGTTGCTTACGTATTGGGGATGTAGCTTGAAGAACCCCTATATATAAGAGTATTATAGGAAGCGTTAGTTAATTACGCACATAACCTTTTAGATAACAGACGTTTTAATGCCATAAGAAGTCCAAAGTTGGAGTTGGATTTGGGCTTTTTTATACAGGAGAACTGGAGAAATTAGTAGTGAAATTGTAATGTTGGTGAAAAAGATTGAAGATAAGGAGATCGAGAGAATTGATCTAACCTGCAAGAAGTTATACAGGTCATTGCTAATACCATTCTCATCATGTCGAGTATCCTTTGCACTGGAGCTGTAACTAAAGCCAGTTCCAGTTGGTTGATCAACGTAAATAAGGTTCGACGCctgccaaaaagaaaagaagaaaatcgtGTTAGGCGGATATGAAgcaaggatatatatatatatatatatatatatatatatatatatgcttcaACAAGCATCTCGTACTTGTAAAATGTCCATCTATATATTGAACAGTGGTAATTTGCGTGATACATGATGATAATTCTGCATGCGTATACAAGTCACACAAAATGTGCATCTTGTAATACAAATTAGTATCATTTCTTTCACAAACTAGATAAAGCTAGCTCGATCGATAAGACTTTTGGCCATACTTTGTacgctgtttttttttttttttttggggtaaatagGTTCTTTAAtgtaggaaaatttttaaaaatggtccctctagtttgcacgagttctcattttcgtccctctactattaattgtattaattttaaccctataattttcattccatctcaatttcgtccttctccctgacgccgtccatgaaacaaacggaattgaagggcaaaattgtcattttctctcacagagggaccaaattgaaattttatgcaaaccagagggattatttttaaaattttacattttactttcatttttttgcaaataaaataaaaaagaccataagtaatgtatttgacaacagaattattgggtaatcaaactatattgaaaaatttatatttcattacacattacaaaaatatt
The sequence above is a segment of the Rhododendron vialii isolate Sample 1 chromosome 13a, ASM3025357v1 genome. Coding sequences within it:
- the LOC131314958 gene encoding serine carboxypeptidase-like isoform X1 translates to MAKTLSHVFLSCLLLRLLLLSPLSSAIRNQVMPKPASKSSPQRSFPKTQAQKLIKSFNLSPKHDINNGGVGHVMDESSAGGLMMVEKPLRLPVLGEPAGNNSIQDLGHHAGYYRLPNTVDARMFYFFFESRQNNNTDDPVVIWLTGGPGCGSELALFYENGPFHIANNLSLLWNEFGWDQASNLIYVDQPTGTGFSYSSSAKDTRHDENGISNDLYNFLQGFFKLHPQYVSNDFFITGESYAGHYIPAFASRVHQGNKAKEEIFINLKGFAIGNGLTDPIIQYPAYPDFALDMNLIQQSDYDNIESELVPPCTQAASLCGADGGDSCTHAYEVCNSIFNRILSITGHINYYDIRKQCVGQLCYDFSNVENLLNEQSVRDALGVGDIEFVSCSSTVSEAMVTDRMRNLEVGIPALLEDGIKMLAYAGEYDLICNWLGNSNWVHAMAWSGQKDFTAASNVSFVVDGAEKGVMKSYGPLTFLKVHDAGHLVPMDQPKAALEMLRRWTQGSL
- the LOC131314958 gene encoding serine carboxypeptidase-like 48 isoform X2, giving the protein MAKTLSHVFLSCLLLRLLLLSPLSSAIRNQVMPKPASKSSPQRSFPKTQAQKLIKSFNLSPKHDINNGGVGHVMDESSAGGLMMVEKPLRLPVLGEPAGNNSIQDLGHHAGYYRLPNTVDARMFYFFFESRQNNNTDDPVVIWLTGGPGCGSELALFYENGPFHIANNLSLLWNEFGWDQASNLIYVDQPTGTGFSYSSSAKDTRHDENGISNDLYNFLQGFAIGNGLTDPIIQYPAYPDFALDMNLIQQSDYDNIESELVPPCTQAASLCGADGGDSCTHAYEVCNSIFNRILSITGHINYYDIRKQCVGQLCYDFSNVENLLNEQSVRDALGVGDIEFVSCSSTVSEAMVTDRMRNLEVGIPALLEDGIKMLAYAGEYDLICNWLGNSNWVHAMAWSGQKDFTAASNVSFVVDGAEKGVMKSYGPLTFLKVHDAGHLVPMDQPKAALEMLRRWTQGSL
- the LOC131314961 gene encoding uncharacterized protein LOC131314961 is translated as MVVLCFYWQMSISSDAKVFVVVVFDRAARVLFGCSADEFFDFAKLHPFSAETAAKALEGEMLRVTLSKPKNGNEQHQRVVSVVPLRSGFRPAIENLRELYG